In the Candidatus Neomarinimicrobiota bacterium genome, AGTCTCAGAAAGCTTACCAATGGTCCAAGGGCGAGGGTCAACCAGACTTTCAGCTCCATACTTCTCTGCAGCCACAACTCCAGCTCCGTACATCATTCCGCCATGAGTTAAGGTTGGACCATCTTCTACAACCAGCACTTTTTTGCCATAGATCAATTCTTCGTCATCAACAGATACTGGTGATGCTGCATCGATCACAATTGCTTCAGGATTTACCATGCGGATGTTCTCACGAAGGGTGGCAATATCATCGATATCAGCTGTATCGATCTTATTTATCACAATGACATCAGCCATAAGCAGGTTGGTTTCACCCGGATAGTAGGCCAACTCGTCTCCCGCTCTGTGGGGATCCACAACAGTGATCATGATGTCTGGTACATAGAAGGGCATATCGTTATTGCCACCATCCCAGATGATGATATCGGCTTCTTTTTCAGCTTCACGCAGAATGGCTTCGTAATCAACACCGGCATAAACAACAGTATTGTTCATGATATGAGGTTCGTACTCTTCCATCTCCTCAATAGTACAGTCATGTTTCTTGAGATCATCCAGTTCAGCGAACCGTTGGACCTTCTGTTTGACCAGATCACCATACGGCATGGGATGACGAATGGCTACAACCTTTTTGCCCTGTGCAGTAAGATGATCACAGACAGCCCGGGTTGTTTGACTTTTGCCACACCCCGTCCGGGAAGCACAAATTGCGATCAGTGGTTTTGTGGAAGGAACCATGGTTGATTTGGCACCCATAAGTCGAAAATCAGCACCGGCATAATTAACCAAAGCGGCCTTGGACATGACATATTCATAAGGAAGATCACTATAGGCGAAAATCACCTCATCCACATCATGATCATAGATCAGATCCTCCAGATCTTCCTCATCATGGATGGGAATACCCTCAGGATAAAGACTACCGGCTAACTCAGCAGGATATTTACGTCCATCGATATCCGGAATCTGGGTGGCCGTGAAAGCCACGATCTCATAATTCTCGTTATCACGAAAGTGGACATTAAAATTGTGGAAATCGCGTCCCGCGGCTCCCATGATCAATACTTTGATACGATCGCTCATTGTTACTCCTTAATGATATTTATTGAAATTATAGTTCATCTTTTCACTGGCTTTCCATATGCAAATTCCCCGCCAATAGGTCCTTTGCCACTAAATTAGGTAGAGATGTTACAGGCAACGTCTCTATCATAATTACCGATCAATAATTGTCTTTGCTCCCTGGGACGTTTGGAAACAGGGGACCTTCTTCGCGGTATGTATAATTTGCCAGCTCCTGATTTGCTTCCAGTTCATCAATAATTTTGTTGATCTCCGCATCCATATGGCCGAATTCCATGATGGTGTAAAGTCGTTGCCGATAGGCAGAAGCACCGGGAAACCCTTTCAGGTACCAACTCAAGTGCTTTTTAATATAGTTCGTGCCTCGATAATTCCCCATAGACAGTGCTTCCATGTGCAAATGACGATGACACAATTTCACTCGATCGATCAGGCGGATGGCATCAGGAATGGTTCCAGTTTCCAGATACTGATTGATCTCATTGAATATCCAGGGATTTCCCAGGGCACGACGGCCAACCATGACTGCATCACAACCGGTTTCATCCAACATGCGTTTGGCATCTTGAGCGCTTCGGATATCACCGTTTCCAATCAAGGGAACAGTGATCGCCTTACGTGTTTCAGCAATCAAACTCCAGTCAGCCTCACCAGTGTAAAGCTGCTTTGTGGTTCGCGGATGAAGTGTGATTGCAGCGATACCAGCATCTTGCAAGGCAGCCGCTGCCGTTGGGGCAATGATACAACCACTATTCCACCCCGCCCTGATCTTGGCTGTAACAGGTATGGATACGGCTTCAACCACGGCTCTGGCTACATCATCCATAAGGGGCAGATCTTTTAGAATAGCTGAACCACCGCCTCGTTTTGTGACCTTGGGAACGGGACAACCAAAATTCAGATCGATGAGGTCAGGCTTAACGGTTTCTGCGATATATGTTGCGCTCTTAGCCAGAATTTCAGGACTTTCACCAAAGATCTGCACGCCGATAGGTCTTTCAGATTCCTTGAACTTCATCATGTCCAATGTCTTTCGATTCTCGCGAATGATCCCATTGGCGCTGACGAATTCAGTATATACTACTCCGGCACCCTGTTCTTTGCAAAGTACCCGAAATGGATGACCAGTAATACCAGCCATGGGAGCCAGAATGGCTTTAGATTTTATCTCAATAGGTCCGATCTTCCACATATCTCCGACCAATCTAGACCTGAAACCACGAATTGCACAGATTTCACTGATAGTTTCTCATTAAAAATTCAACCAGTCTCTGGAGTTGCGAAGCGGTGACTCAGGTGGTTACCTCTCCAATAACCCTATTTGCCATGCATAATGAATACAAGATTCGCCAGGTGATTCAGCCCATACTTTCATATTTTTTATTTACAGATACCCCCCGCTCTTCACGCGCCGCTTGGTTAAACATTTAAACATTATATTTTCTTTGACACGCGTCTGTCGCCGTCTATATTTGCGCGCTTTAGAATGGGAGTTTGAAAATGGCAAAACGTTGTGATATATGCGGTAAAGGTCCTACAGTAGGTAATAATGTGAGTCACTCACACAAGAAATCACGTCGTCGCTGGTTACCTAACCTGCAACGGGTTCGGGTTCTTGTTGATGGCCAGGTAACACATCAGAAAATTTGCACCAGCTGCATTAAGTCAGGAAAGGCTATTAAAGTCGCCTGATTTCTTTCGGATCTACCAGAATCTTTAAAAAGTCCCGAAAACGGGACTTTTTTTATACTATAACTCCTTATCAGGGGTAGATTTTTCCATGTCTCAAAAATATGATTACATCATAATCGGCTCGGGCTTCGGAGGATCAGTATCAGCACTCCGATTAGCTGAAAAGGGCTACAAGGTTGCTGTACTCGAAAAAGGTAAACGCTTCCAACCCAAGGACTTTGCCAAAACCAACTGGAATTTCCGTAAATATTTTTGGCTCCCTCAACTCAAGTTTTACGGTATCCAATGTATGACTTTATTGAAGCATGTATTCATTTTGCATGGTTCCGGTGTTGGCGGTGGCAGTCTGGTTTATGCCAATAATCTATTAATACCGCCCGATGAAGTCTTTGAAAAGCCGGAATGGGGTCCAGGAAACTGGAAAAAGCGGCTGGCCCCTCATTATGCCACTGCTAAAAAAATGTTGGGAGCCACACCCAGCCCCACCCTATCCCCCACAGATGAATTCTTAGCCGAAGTTGGTCAGGAATTAACTGGCAAGGACACCTTCCACATAAACGAGGTCAGTGTTTTTTATGAGAATTCAGGAGAGCCTGTACCTGATCCGTATTTTGACGGCAAGGGACCGGATCGAACGGGTTGTACTTTGTGCGGAGCCTGTATGGTCGGTTGTCGCGATGACGGTAAAAATACTCTGGATAAAAACTATCTCTACCTGGCAGAAAAACTGGGGGTGGAGATCATCCCCGAAACCGAGGTTACCCAAATACTAAGCCGTGGCAATGAATATCGAATCGTCGCCCGCAAAAGCACCGGCTTTCGTCATCCTGTAAAATTTTACAAGACTGCAGGAGTCATTCTGGCCGGAGGCGTCATGGGAACGGTAAAATTACTGTTAAAATCAAAGAAGAATGGCGACCTGCCAGCATTGTCTCCTCGTCTAGGCGACTTGATCCGCACCAATTCTGAAGCACTTATCGGCGTCAAGACCAACCGTAAGGATATGAATTATTCAAAAGAGATAGCCATAACCTCCGGAATCTATCCAGATCCTGACACCCACATAGAAGTGGTTCGATACCCAAAAGGATCAGATGCCATGGCCATGCTTACTACCTTATTGGTCGATGGAGGCGGTTGGCTACCCCGACCCCTGCGCTTTTTAGGAACCATTTTACGCCATCCTTTGAAAATGCTGGAATCTCTCAATCCTTTTCAATGGGCGCATCGAACCGCAATCCTGCTAGTCATGCAGACCGTAGAGAATTATATGAAATTTGACTATAAACGCCGTTGGTGGCGTTTGGGTGGACACAGTATGAACTCCACCAAAGCACCTGGTGTACCCATGGTACCTACGTATATTCCAGTTGCCAATGAAGTGGCTCGAAGAATGGCTGAAAAAATGGAGGGAAATGCCTACAGTCTCCTGCCTGAGGTTCTTTTTGATGTTTCCTCCACCGCGCATATCCTGGGTGGCTGCGCCATGGGAAAGACGGAACAAACTGGAGTTTGCGACTTTGAAGGCAAGGTGCATGGTTATAAGAATATGTATGTGGTTGATGGATCGGTGATCCCAGCCAACCTTGGTGTAAATCCCAGCCTTACTATCACAGCGTTGGCTGAGTACATCCTTTCAAGTCTTCCACAACGAAAAGACTCTCCTGACTATGGTTAAGTCACCTGAAGCAGTCGTCTCTATCGAAAAAGAACAGCAATCTGATCAAACTTCCATGGCGCTGGAGTGTCATGATCTATCGAAACGATTCAAGACGATCCAGGCACTTGACAATGTGACTCTCCAGGTTCCAACAGGCAGCATCTTCGGTTTTCTGGGTCCCAATGGTGCCGGGAAATCGACTCTCATTCGCGTTATTGCGGGTCTTATTCAGGCCGATTCTGGTCATTTTGATATCCTCGGACGCTCTAACCGATCAGGCCATCTCGTACGTAAAGAGATGAGCACTCTGGTGGATCGTGCAGATTTTTATAAAAATTTGAGTGCCTTTCAAAACATGAAGATCCTGGGTCGCTTAACCGGTCACGACCAGACCGGCCATATCAATGATTTGCTGCAATTATTAGGACTATATGAACGTCGCAAAGATAAGGTGAAGACCTTTTCTCAGGGTATGAAACAACGATTGGGAGTAGCCCAAGCTCTATTGCCTAATCCAAAACTGTTGGTGCTGGATGAGCCCACAACCGGGCTGGATCCCCAGGGTATGCATGAGATACGCGACTTCATCCTCAAAATTGCCGCTGAACAGCAAGTTACTATTTTCCTATCCTCTCACCTGCTCCATGAGGTCGAGTTGATCTGTTCTGATATTGCACTGATCTTTAACGGAAAGTTGGCAGCCCAGGGATCCTTAAGTACAATTTTTCAGAAAATGGAACAGGTAACTGTTGAATTAGAGGTGGAAAATTCAGAGCAGGCTCTCAGGTTTCTTGAACAATCAGGACAGGTAAAGAATATCAAAGTACTGGTTAATTCACTCAGTGTTGAGATCCACTATAACCAGATCCCGCTCTTGATCCATAGTATGTCCGCTCACGATATCAACATCTTCTCAATTTCTCAGCGCAATCGTCTGGAAAACTATTTTCTCTCGCTGATGGAGGAAAAATGATACTCCTCAAGCTAATCCAGAACGAACTGTTTAAAATCTTCTCCCTGATCCGATCATATATCGGTATCATTCTGTTCACAGTCATCGTGCCCTTAATACTCTGGGGCTATGGTATGGGAACTTCTCATATTCAGGGTGAGATCGAGCGGAATGTTTCCGATATGTTCTTCATCGAAGGCTCACCAACCAATGGTTTTACTGCTGCCTATTTCATCATGAATTTTTTCTGGGTGCATATCCCCTTCCTGCTAGCATTGGTCGGTGGGGACATCTTCGCCGGGGAACACGCCAACGGAACATTTCGTATCTACGCAACCCGACCGATATCCCGTTTGAGCATCTTTGTTTCAAAAACCATAGCCACCATGATCTACACGCTCATTTTTGTACTGTATTTTGGGCTCCTAACCCTGGGTTTGGGACTTATCTGGCACGGTGGAGGTGATATGCTTGTCTTTCATGACGGCATACTGATCCTTGAAGGCAGTGATGCCATGCGACGATTCTTGATTGCTTATGTTTTTTCTTTTATAAACATGGTGTTGGTGAGTGCCATCGCCATCTTTTTCTCCACCATGGTGCGCAATGCAATCGGACCGGTGATCGGCACCATGTCCCTGATTATTTTCTTTCTCATGGTCTCCACCCTGCCTTTGGATGTATTCAAAAATGTTCAGCCCTACCTGTTCACAACCTATTTTTCAAATTGGGAACTGATCTTCCATGACCCCATCCCCTGGGATGAATTATTGCGAGGTTTGGGCATCATCGTTTCCAACCTGATCTTCTTCCTGGGAATCGCCTTTATCATCTTTCGGAGAAAGGATATCCTCACATGAGACTTATCAGAACAACACTATTTCTGCTCATTTTCAGCATGCTTCGACCAGATCTAAGCGCAGAAGAAGTGCCTACCGGGTCTGAGCTTCTCAATCTCATGCAGAAAAATTGGGAGCAAATTGAGGACTATGAGGTAGATATTACCTTATCACTGGATATTCCGGGATTCCGCATGCCGTCACGGAAAATCCATTATCTATTCAAGGCTCCTGACAAAAGTAAAGTCGAAGTCAAAGGTTTTGCCATTATTCCCAAGCAGGGCATCCAACCCTTTTTCACCTTCTTGAAAGATTCGGTAAATCTTAAGCTACAGGCTGATACTGTTGTGAACGGAAGATCAGTTTTTGAAGTGGCCATAGAGGATAGCTTCATGAATCAGGCCGGCCAGATCACTTTCTTTATTGACCAACTGAGTGGAAATATCTATGAAGCGTGGGTCACTCATGATAGTACCGAATTTTTTCGTATGAAGTCTGAATATACAAGTATTCATGATATCTGGTTACCCCTCGCCACAGATATTACCATGCGTTTCCCTCCTGAATTCAAAAACCTCCAACGACTGGGCAAAAAGCCAACTGATATGAAAACTTTCGAGGCAGGTATGACTGACGAATGGCTCATGGGTTCAATCAGTATCAAATTTAAAAGATACAAGGTTAACCAGGGTATACCTGACTATGTCTTCGAGGAAAATGAAGAGGATATTATTCAGGATTAACAGGAGAGTAATCAATCCTTTCGCCTGTCTTCGCAAGGCTTTGTCATGACGAGCAGAGACATAGAGCGTCTTATTGAGTCCACCGAAATGACGCAGAGTTTTGTCGTATTGTCTTTCAATCAACCGAATTTGAAACTTGAAACCCGTCACTCATCACTCATCACTCGTCACTCATCACCCTTAGACTTCAACTGAAATTGATATAATTCGTAGTTAAAGAAGAGCGAATTTGGGTTGAGTTTCGACCCTCGTCAAATACATTACTTTGCTTAAAACTTTGAAGGAGTAAGTATTGCGAAAAGCAGTTGTAGCACTTGGCGGGAATGCCATCTCTCCTCCAGG is a window encoding:
- a CDS encoding cyclic 2,3-diphosphoglycerate synthase → MSDRIKVLIMGAAGRDFHNFNVHFRDNENYEIVAFTATQIPDIDGRKYPAELAGSLYPEGIPIHDEEDLEDLIYDHDVDEVIFAYSDLPYEYVMSKAALVNYAGADFRLMGAKSTMVPSTKPLIAICASRTGCGKSQTTRAVCDHLTAQGKKVVAIRHPMPYGDLVKQKVQRFAELDDLKKHDCTIEEMEEYEPHIMNNTVVYAGVDYEAILREAEKEADIIIWDGGNNDMPFYVPDIMITVVDPHRAGDELAYYPGETNLLMADVIVINKIDTADIDDIATLRENIRMVNPEAIVIDAASPVSVDDEELIYGKKVLVVEDGPTLTHGGMMYGAGVVAAEKYGAESLVDPRPWTIGKLSETFDKYPDIGQILPAMGYGDEQMKDLETTINKVECEAVVIGTPIDLRRVINIDKPSVRVTYKLQEIGSPTLASILNPKILEELEAAVKNS
- the dusB gene encoding tRNA dihydrouridine synthase DusB; the encoded protein is MWKIGPIEIKSKAILAPMAGITGHPFRVLCKEQGAGVVYTEFVSANGIIRENRKTLDMMKFKESERPIGVQIFGESPEILAKSATYIAETVKPDLIDLNFGCPVPKVTKRGGGSAILKDLPLMDDVARAVVEAVSIPVTAKIRAGWNSGCIIAPTAAAALQDAGIAAITLHPRTTKQLYTGEADWSLIAETRKAITVPLIGNGDIRSAQDAKRMLDETGCDAVMVGRRALGNPWIFNEINQYLETGTIPDAIRLIDRVKLCHRHLHMEALSMGNYRGTNYIKKHLSWYLKGFPGASAYRQRLYTIMEFGHMDAEINKIIDELEANQELANYTYREEGPLFPNVPGSKDNY
- the rpmB gene encoding 50S ribosomal protein L28: MAKRCDICGKGPTVGNNVSHSHKKSRRRWLPNLQRVRVLVDGQVTHQKICTSCIKSGKAIKVA
- a CDS encoding GMC family oxidoreductase; protein product: MSQKYDYIIIGSGFGGSVSALRLAEKGYKVAVLEKGKRFQPKDFAKTNWNFRKYFWLPQLKFYGIQCMTLLKHVFILHGSGVGGGSLVYANNLLIPPDEVFEKPEWGPGNWKKRLAPHYATAKKMLGATPSPTLSPTDEFLAEVGQELTGKDTFHINEVSVFYENSGEPVPDPYFDGKGPDRTGCTLCGACMVGCRDDGKNTLDKNYLYLAEKLGVEIIPETEVTQILSRGNEYRIVARKSTGFRHPVKFYKTAGVILAGGVMGTVKLLLKSKKNGDLPALSPRLGDLIRTNSEALIGVKTNRKDMNYSKEIAITSGIYPDPDTHIEVVRYPKGSDAMAMLTTLLVDGGGWLPRPLRFLGTILRHPLKMLESLNPFQWAHRTAILLVMQTVENYMKFDYKRRWWRLGGHSMNSTKAPGVPMVPTYIPVANEVARRMAEKMEGNAYSLLPEVLFDVSSTAHILGGCAMGKTEQTGVCDFEGKVHGYKNMYVVDGSVIPANLGVNPSLTITALAEYILSSLPQRKDSPDYG
- a CDS encoding ABC transporter ATP-binding protein encodes the protein MVKSPEAVVSIEKEQQSDQTSMALECHDLSKRFKTIQALDNVTLQVPTGSIFGFLGPNGAGKSTLIRVIAGLIQADSGHFDILGRSNRSGHLVRKEMSTLVDRADFYKNLSAFQNMKILGRLTGHDQTGHINDLLQLLGLYERRKDKVKTFSQGMKQRLGVAQALLPNPKLLVLDEPTTGLDPQGMHEIRDFILKIAAEQQVTIFLSSHLLHEVELICSDIALIFNGKLAAQGSLSTIFQKMEQVTVELEVENSEQALRFLEQSGQVKNIKVLVNSLSVEIHYNQIPLLIHSMSAHDINIFSISQRNRLENYFLSLMEEK
- a CDS encoding ABC transporter permease; its protein translation is MILLKLIQNELFKIFSLIRSYIGIILFTVIVPLILWGYGMGTSHIQGEIERNVSDMFFIEGSPTNGFTAAYFIMNFFWVHIPFLLALVGGDIFAGEHANGTFRIYATRPISRLSIFVSKTIATMIYTLIFVLYFGLLTLGLGLIWHGGGDMLVFHDGILILEGSDAMRRFLIAYVFSFINMVLVSAIAIFFSTMVRNAIGPVIGTMSLIIFFLMVSTLPLDVFKNVQPYLFTTYFSNWELIFHDPIPWDELLRGLGIIVSNLIFFLGIAFIIFRRKDILT